A genomic window from Anopheles ziemanni chromosome X, idAnoZiCoDA_A2_x.2, whole genome shotgun sequence includes:
- the LOC131290717 gene encoding NECAP-like protein CG9132 codes for MAEMEYESVVLVKQEVFVYKIPPRQSNRSYRAADWNLAEPIWTGRLRMVAKGKSLCVKLEDKTSGTLFANCPIESYPGVAIEAVSDSSRYFVLRIQDDNGRTASIGLGFGDRSDSFDMNVALQDHFKWVKNEEKIEKEKVEPKQQLDLGFKEGETIKINMKITKKDGSEASSRLSSKKTGAGGLLPPPPGGNKISLPQAGSPAHQPAAAAAVASAAGGQTEWGEFTSAGLHNANSEPAAQTATPSKANANWVQF; via the exons ATGGCGGAAATGGAGTACGAAAGCGTGGTGCTGGTGAAGCAGGAGGTGTTTGTGTACAAAATCCCACCACGGCAGAGCAACCGTAGCTACCGGGCCGCCGACTGGAACCTGGCCGAGCCGATCTGGACCGGGCGCCTGCGGATGGTGGCGAAGGGCAAGTCGCTGTGCGTGAAACTGGAGGACAAAACTTCCGGCACACTGTTCGCCAACTGCCCAATCGAGAGCTATCCGGGTGTTGCCATCGAGGCGGTGTCGGACAGCTCGCGCTACTTTGTGCTGCGGATACAGGACGACAATGGGCGCACGGCGTCCATCGGGCTCGGGTTTGGCGATCGGTCGGACTCGTTCGACATGAATGTCGCCTTGCAGGACCACTTCAAGTGGGTGAAGAACGAGGAAAAGATCGAGAAGGAGAAGGTGGAGCCGAAGCAACAGTTGGATCTCGGGTTCAAGGAAGGGGAGACCATCAAAATCAACATGAAAATCACG AAAAAGGACGGCTCGGAGGCATCGTCGCGGCTCAGCAGTAAGAAAACGGGTGCCGGGGGATTACTACCTCCTCCACCGGGTGGTAACAAGATTAGCCTCCCACAGGCGGGCTCACCCGCACACCAaccagcggcggcggcggcggtggcgtcgGCGGCCGGTGGACAAACGGAATGGGGCGAGTTTACTTCCGCAGG GCTGCACAATGCCAACAGTGAGCCGGCCGCACAGACTGCAACTCCCAGCAAAGCGAATGCCAACTGGGTGCAGTTTTAA
- the LOC131290683 gene encoding adventurous-gliding motility protein Z-like, with product MAETQHTNQTNDDWRRVVLEWVKCSNLHSTGDTVRLGSVFEAFRKKIVETNQLRETNIIEFLRVNFPHFELKLNEFNEIPDCDNVYVFSLMLYFSCVRLPIEYFHNVCKTFSDAYQRSVKMFLDSFLVDFNHKIQIDRCFLNTAFSNATNSTRNKLEQHSESKIASSSGAQIFSSTPANKLENKIPSPQTPKNISLEWKLKNLTNLLDSARSENGTLEKQNEQLVQRIQKLNEDKQRLLMKIKIMQLTEQQCETHSCSNERVDANDRQHELCRKKLEKNNELIELLQDEINKAKENACMELEQLSAVKTNNMQLKRDIQCLESTIASLNKELSRQGEINESQAEVINDLRRFIRESRLACSERLAEPLESSFEYFDNFSERSLLDENRCLEPENLASTVVEVKLREQEIENEKLMKQIEKHMMEIKQHKENTNLVIADNKSKLLELQRDKAEINVKLAELQKTFSETVESKKQLGEFLEKLQVDHKSVQTELNTKVSELQKSLVESIESKKQLEQILEKMQADHTRLQTEMNANVAGLQKSLVEKDETVKQVEKKLEDYKCVQKEMNTNVAELQKSLAETVESKIQLEKALEKQEAVRKRVQTEMDAKVAELQKTLADTVESKKLLEKALDDQQQSHELVQTELNANVAELQKSLAETVEGKKLLEQALYDQQQSHELVQTELNANVAELQKSLAETVEGKKLLEQALDDQQQNHERVQTEMNTKAAELQRVQTEMDAKVAELQKTLAETVEGKKLLEQALEKQQEVRKRVQTEMDAKVAELQITLAETVESKKQLEQALDIQQQDHKRVQAELDTKVSELQKSLLESIESKKQLKQALDDQQQNHERVQTELNANVAGLQKSLAEKDETVKQVEKKLEDYKCVQTEMNTKAAELQKSLAKTVESKKQLEQALEKQEEVRKRVQTEMDAKVAELQKSLADTVESKKLLEKALDDQQQSHELVQTELNANVAELQKSLAETVEGKKLLEQALYDQQQNHERVQTEMNTKAAELQKSLAETVESKIQLEKALEKQEEVRKCVQTEMDAKVAELQITLAETVEGKKLLEQALDDQQQNHERVEKKLEDYKCVQTEMNTKVAELQKSLAETVETKKQLEQALDNQQQDHKRVQTELNTKVSELQKSLAESIESKKQLEQILEKMQADHKRVQTELNANVAGLQKSLAEKDETVKQVEKKLEDYKCVQTEMNTKAAELQKSLAETVESKKQLEQALEKQEEVRKRVQTEMDAKVAELQKTLAETVESKKLLEKALDDQQQSHELVQTELNAKVAELQKTLAETVESKIQLEQALDNQQQDHKRVQAELNSKVSELQKSLLESIESKKQLEQVLDDQQQNHERVQTDLNANVAELQKSLVEKDETIKQVEKKLEDYKCVQTELNTKVAELQKSLAETVVSKKQLEQALEKQQEAGQCDQDKMLKCLEDAEAAKQQLTDTLEHQYGIVSSLTAQLQNLYKEHGEVCNKRDELYEKSEELSTQLEMMKNKADNSESQCVKLLKQVSAQNEAIVSLNEDLKKKGAIEQEKDAQLRQLHQTLEEKQQKSCKDCEILAGKLYLARTQLEESRVAREKEVSAALEKLDNVRKSYEEKIREARIVVEDKMERMKEHMKNIHKEKLVRLERERQELLVSLEQSYKQRMENLEFRCATLQKQVAEMNERDLQNRKENQLLQTKLKTMEETRSERKSQLLPPPTNVRLRCNLKMEDEEGELFNNMYLADLQNGRCTSPTSSDGGFGGMNRRSELMRRNSMRLPHLRTTYTALEPEFDLPADDTRENVSSAFDDSSTGLITRRKVTGITSYKRPGPPTPSKKAGRLSLGGVLPGANLEIQYKEALQDANVNAGAAEDASGSRGALASSDQGRTGRTKTPGKFKQMLSSSSLLSNFQRDENTSPGRRVSWFSKSKKP from the exons ATGGCAGAAACGCAACATACAAACCAGACCAATGACGATTGGCGTCGCGTTGTTTTAGAATGG GTGAAATGTTCTAACCTTCACAGCACAGGCGATACAGTTCGACTGGGTTCGGTTTTCGAAGCCTTCAGAAAGAAGATCGTTGAAACGAATCAGCTTCGGGAGACTAATATCATCGAGTTTCTACGCGTCAACTTCCCACATTTCGAGCTCAAACTCAACGAATTCAACGAGATTCCGGATTGTGACaacgtttatgttttttctctGATGCTGTACTTCTCGTGTGTCCGCTTGCCGATTGAATACTTCCACAACGTTTGCAAAACTTTCAGCGACGCCTACCAACGCAGTGTGAAAATGTTTCTGGACTCTTTTCTGGTCGATTTCAACCATAAAATACAAATCGATCGATGCTTCCTGAATACAGCATTCTCCAACGCCACCAACTCGACGCGTAACAAACTTGAGCAGCATTCGGAATCAAAAATAGCGAGTTCTAGTGGTGCCCAAATCTTCAGCAGCACTCCTGCGAATAAGTTAGAGAATAAAATACCGTCCCCACAGACACCTAAAAACATCTCACTAGAATGGAAGCTGAAGAATCTAACAAATCTTCTGGATTCTGCCCGGTCAGAAAATGGGACTcttgaaaagcaaaacgaacaGCTCGTGCAGAGAATCCAGAAGCTGAACGAAGATAAACAAAGATTATTgatgaagataaaaataatgcaGCTTACGGAACAACAGTGCGAAACGCATAGCTGCTCGAACGAGCGAGTGGATGCCAATGATCGTCAACATGAACTATGCCGTAAAAAGCTagagaaaaataatgaattaatCGAATTGCTCCAGGATGAAATAAACAAGGCAAAGGAAAACGCCTGTATGGAATTGGAACAACTTTCGGcggtgaaaacaaacaacatgcaGCTGAAGCGAGACATCCAGTGTCTTGAAAGCACGATAGCATCGTTGAATAAGGAGCTGTCTAGGCAGGGTGAAATCAACGAAAGTCAGGCGGAGGTGATCAACGACTTGCGCCGGTTCATTCGCGAATCCCGGTTGGCTTGTTCGGAACGCTTAGCTGAACCATTGGAAAgttcatttgaatatttcgataACTTCAGCGAACGCTCTTTATTGGATGAAAACCGCTGCTTAGAACCGGAAAATCTTGCCTCCACAGTAGTAGAGGTCAAGCTGAGGGAGCAGGAGATAGAGAACGAAAAACTAATGAAACAGATTGAAAAACACATGATGGAGATAAAACAGCACAAAGAGAATACAAATCTCGTGATCGCTGACAACAAATCAAAGCTACTCGAGCTGCAGCGGGACAAAGCGGAAATTAATGTTAAGCTTGCAGAACTGCAGAAAACGTTTTCGGAAACTGTCGAGAGCAAGAAACAACTGGGGGAATTTTTAGAAAAGCTGCAAGTAGATCACAAGAGCGTCCAAACTGAGCTGAATACTAAGGTTTCAGAGCTGCAGAAATCGTTGGTGGAATCTATCGAGAGCAAGAAGCAACTGGAGCAAATTCTAGAAAAGATGCAGGCAGATCACACGCGTTTGCAAACGGAGATGAATGCTAATGTCGCAGGACTGCAGAAATCGTTGGTTGAAAAGGATGAAACCGTCAAAcaggtggaaaagaaactggAAGATTACAAATGCgtgcaaaaggaaatgaataCTAATGTTGCAGAACTGCAGAAATCGTTGGCGGAAACGGTTGAGAGCAAAATACAGCTGGAAAAAGCTTTGGAGAAGCAGGAGGCAGTTCGTAAGCGCGTCCAAACAGAGATGGACGCTAAGGTTGCAGAACTGCAGAAAACGTTGGCGGACACGGTTGAGAGCAAGAAGCTGCTAGAAAAAGCTCTGGATGATCAGCAACAAAGTCATGAGCTCGTGCAAACGGAGTTGAATGCTAATGTTGCAGAGCTGCAGAAATCGTTGGCGGAAACAGTTGAGGGCAAGAAGCTGCTGGAACAAGCTCTTTATGATCAGCAACAAAGTCATGAGCTCGTGCAAACGGAGTTGAATGCTAATGTTGCAGAACTGCAGAAATCGTTGGCGGAAACAGTTGAGGGCAAGAAGCTGCTGGAACAAGCTCTGGATGATCAGCAACAAAACCATGAGCGCGTGCAAACGGAGATGAATACTAAAGCTGCAGAACTTCAGCGCGTCCAAACCGAGATGGATGCTAAGGTTGCCGAACTGCAGAAAACATTGGCGGAAACGGTTGAGGGCAAGAAGCTGCTAGAACAAGCTCTGGAGAAGCAGCAGGAAGTTCGTAAGCGCGTCCAAACCGAGATGGACGCTAAGGTTGCAGAACTGCAGATAACGTTGGCGGAAACGGTTGAGAGCAAAAAACAGCTGGAACAAGCTCTGGACATCCAACAACAAGATCACAAGCGCGTTCAAGCTGAGTTGGATACTAAGGTTTCAGAGCTGCAGAAATCGTTGTTGGAATCTATCGAGAGCAAGAAGCAACTGAAACAAGCTCTGGATGATCAGCAACAAAATCACGAGCGCGTGCAAACGGAGCTGAATGCTAATGTTGCAGGACTGCAGAAATCGTTGGCGGAAAAGGATGAAACCGTCAAAcaggtggaaaagaaactggAAGATTACAAATGCGTGCAAACGGAGATGAATACTAAAGCTGCAGAACTTCAGAAATCGTTGGCGAAAACGGTTGAGAGCAAGAAACAGCTGGAACAAGCTCTGGAGAAGCAGGAGGAAGTTCGTAAGCGCGTTCAAACCGAGATGGACGCTAAGGTTGCAGAACTGCAGAAATCGTTGGCGGACACGGTTGAGAGCAAGAAGCTGCTAGAAAAAGCTCTGGATGATCAGCAACAAAGTCATGAGCTCGTGCAAACGGAGTTGAATGCTAATGTTGCAGAGCTGCAGAAATCGTTGGCGGAAACAGTTGAGGGCAAGAAGCTGCTGGAACAAGCTCTTTATGATCAGCAACAAAACCATGAGCGCGTGCAAACGGAGATGAATACTAAAGCTGCAGAACTTCAGAAATCGTTGGCGGAAACGGTTGAGAGCAAAATACAGCTGGAAAAAGCTTTGGAGAAGCAGGAGGAAGTTCGTAAGTGCGTCCAAACTGAGATGGATGCTAAGGTTGCAGAACTACAGATAACGTTGGCGGAAACGGTTGAGGGCAAGAAGCTGCTAGAACAAGCTCTGGATGATCAGCAACAAAATCACGAGCGC gtggaaaagaaactggAAGATTACAAATGCGTGCAAACGGAGATGAATACTAAAGTTGCAGAACTTCAGAAATCGTTGGCGGAAACGGTTGAGACCAAGAAACAGCTGGAACAAGCTTTGGACAACCAGCAACAAGATCACAAGCGCGTCCAAACTGAGCTGAATACTAAGGTTTCAGAGCTGCAGAAATCGTTGGCGGAATCTATCGAGAGCAAGAAGCAACTGGAGCAAATTCTAGAAAAGATGCAAGCAGATCACAAGCGTGTGCAAACGGAGCTGAATGCTAATGTTGCAGGACTGCAGAAATCGTTGGCGGAAAAGGATGAAACCGTCAAAcaggtggaaaagaaactggAAGATTACAAATGCGTGCAAACGGAAATGAATACTAAAGCTGCAGAACTTCAGAAATCGTTGGCGGAAACGGTTGAGAGCAAGAAACAGCTGGAACAAGCTCTGGAGAAGCAGGAGGAAGTTCGTAAGCGCGTCCAAACCGAGATGGACGCTAAGGTTGCAGAACTGCAGAAAACGTTGGCGGAAACGGTTGAGAGCAAGAAGCTGCTAGAAAAAGCTCTGGATGATCAGCAACAAAGTCATGAGCTCGTGCAAACGGAGTTGAATGCTAAGGTAGCAGAACTGCAGAAAACGTTGGCGGAAACAGTTGAGAGCAAAATACAGCTGGAACAAGCTCTGGACAACCAACAACAAGATCACAAGCGCGTCCAAGCTGAGTTGAATTCTAAGGTTTCAGAGCTGCAGAAATCATTGTTGGAATCTATCGAGAGCAAGAAGCAACTGGAACAAGTTCTGGATgatcaacaacaaaatcacGAGCGCGTGCAAACGGACTTGAATGCTAATGTTGCAGAACTGCAGAAATCGTTGGTGGAAAAGGATGAAACCATCAAAcaggtggaaaagaaactggAAGATTACAAATGCGTGCAAACGGAGTTGAATACTAAAGTTGCAGAACTGCAGAAATCGTTGGCGGAAACGGTTGTGAGCAAGAAACAGTTAGAGCAAGCTCTGGAGAAACAACAAGAAGCTGGCCAGTGCGACCAAGACAAGATGCTGAAGTGCTTGGAGGATGCGGAAGCTGCGAAGCAGCAGTTAACGGACACACTTGAACATCAATATGGTATCGTTAGCAGCCTTACTGCTCAGTTGCAAAACCTGTATAAAGAACACGGTGAAGTGTGCAACAAGCGCGACGAGCTGTACGAAAAATCGGAAGAACTTTCCACCCAGCTTGAAATGATGAAGAACAAGGCGGACAATTCAGAGTCGCAGTGCGTCAAACTGCTGAAGCAAGTTTCGGCACAGAATGAAGCGATAGTGTCGCTCAACGAGGACCTTAAAAAGAAGGGCGCCATTGAGCAGGAAAAGGACGCGCAGCTGCGGCAGCTCCATCAAACACTCGAGGAGAAGCAGCAGAAATCGTGCAAGGACTGTGAAATTCTTGCCGGCAAGCTATACCTGGCTCGAACGCAGTTGGAGGAGAGTCGCGTAGCTCGGGAGAAGGAAGTGTCCGCCGCGCTGGAGAAGCTGGACAATGTGAGGAAGAGTTACGAGGAGAAGATCCGCGAAGCGCGAATCGTAGTCGAGGACAAGATGGAACGAATGAAAGAGCACATG AAGAATATCCACAAGGAGAAATTAGTGAGGCTGGAACGTGAACGACAGGAGCTGCTCGTTTCGCTGGAGCAAAGCTACAAGCAGCGG ATGGAAAACCTGGAATTCCGTTGCGCAACGCTGCAGAAGCAGGTGGCGGAGATGAACGAACGTGACCTGCAGAACCGGAAGGAAAATCAGCTGCTCCAGACGAAGCTGAAAACGATGGAGGAGACTCGGAGCGAGCGGAAGTCCCAGCTGTTGCCACCGCCGACCAACGTCAGGCTGC GATGTAATCTCAAGATGGAGGATGAGGAGGGTGAGTTGTTCAACAACATGTACCTGGCGGATCTGCAAAACGGCCGTTGCACTTCGCCGACGTCGAGCGACGGCGGGTTTGGTGGGATGAACCGCAGATCGGAGCTGATGCGTCGCAACTCGATGCGGCTGCCGCACCTGCGCACGACCTACACCGCACTCGAGCCCGAATTCGATCTGCCTGCGGACGATACTCGC GAAAACGTTTCATCCGCGTTCGACGACAGCTCCACCGGGCTGATCACGCGCCGCAAGGTCACCGGCATCACCTCGTACAAGCGGCCCGGGCCGCCGACACCGAGCAAAAAGGCTGGCCGGCTTTCACTGGGCGGCGTGCTGCCCGGTGCAAACCTCGAGATCCAGTACAAGGAGGCCCTGCAGGATGCGAACGTGAATGCTGGTGCGGCGGAAGATGCAAGCGGCTCGCGGGGGGCCCTAGCCTCCAGCGATCAAGGCCGTACTGGGCGCACCAAGACGCCCGGCAAGTTTAAGCAGATGCTCAGCTCATCGAGTTTGCTTAGCAACTTCCAGCGAGACGAG aACACCTCACCGGGGCGACGGGTCAGCTGGTTTAGCAAGAGTAAAAAACCCTAG